In Xenorhabdus ishibashii, the following are encoded in one genomic region:
- a CDS encoding D-amino acid dehydrogenase, with protein MKVLILGSGVIGVTSAWYLAQAGHEVTVIDRQNSAAEETSAANAGQISPGYATPWGAPGIPLKAIKWIFQRHAPLAIRPDGSLFQLRWMWQMLRNCDASHYAMNKSRMVRLAEYSRDCIKQLRADTGIQYEGRQGGTLQLFRTTKQFDNAANDIEVLEQEGVSYQLLTAEQLAAVEPALANISHKLTGGLQLPNDETGDCQLFTKALAKMAEDIGVQFVFNKQVKRILVDGNRVTGIQCDDGIMTADHYVVAMGSYSTEILKELVKIPVYPMKGYSLTMPIMDESKAPVSTVLDETYKIAITRFDNRIRVGGMAEVVGFNLNVPQNRCETLKMVVQDLYHNGGNIAEASFWTGLRPMTPDGTPIVGATKYTNLYLNTGHGTLGWTMACGSGKLLADLISGKKPDIAADDLSVFRYIDGFNIKVFPINPHLHTA; from the coding sequence ATGAAGGTCCTTATTTTAGGCAGCGGTGTTATTGGCGTAACCAGCGCATGGTATCTTGCTCAAGCAGGCCATGAAGTTACCGTAATTGATCGCCAGAATAGTGCTGCTGAAGAAACTAGTGCCGCTAATGCCGGTCAAATCTCACCAGGATATGCAACTCCTTGGGGAGCCCCAGGGATCCCACTAAAAGCAATAAAGTGGATATTTCAACGTCACGCACCTTTGGCTATTCGCCCTGATGGCTCTTTGTTTCAGTTACGCTGGATGTGGCAAATGCTGCGTAATTGTGATGCCAGCCATTACGCGATGAATAAAAGCAGAATGGTACGTTTGGCAGAATATAGCAGGGACTGTATTAAACAATTAAGGGCCGATACGGGGATCCAATATGAAGGGCGTCAGGGGGGAACCCTGCAATTGTTCAGAACTACCAAGCAATTCGATAATGCTGCTAATGATATCGAAGTGTTAGAACAAGAAGGGGTATCTTATCAGTTATTGACTGCCGAACAGTTGGCTGCTGTAGAGCCAGCGCTTGCTAATATTTCTCATAAACTGACAGGTGGATTGCAATTACCGAATGATGAAACAGGTGATTGTCAGCTTTTTACCAAAGCGCTGGCTAAAATGGCAGAAGATATTGGTGTGCAGTTTGTATTCAACAAGCAAGTTAAACGGATCTTGGTGGATGGGAATAGAGTCACAGGTATTCAATGTGATGATGGCATCATGACGGCGGATCACTATGTGGTCGCGATGGGATCTTATTCCACTGAAATCTTAAAAGAACTGGTTAAAATTCCGGTTTATCCGATGAAAGGATATTCGTTAACGATGCCTATCATGGACGAATCAAAAGCACCGGTCTCAACTGTGCTGGATGAAACTTACAAGATTGCCATTACGCGTTTTGATAATCGTATTCGCGTTGGTGGTATGGCGGAAGTGGTTGGATTTAATTTGAATGTGCCCCAGAATCGTTGTGAAACGTTAAAAATGGTTGTACAGGATTTATACCACAATGGTGGTAATATTGCAGAGGCCTCATTCTGGACTGGTTTGCGGCCTATGACTCCGGATGGTACTCCTATTGTGGGGGCAACCAAATATACCAATCTTTATCTAAATACGGGACATGGAACACTAGGTTGGACGATGGCCTGTGGTTCAGGGAAGTTATTGGCTGATTTAATTTCTGGCAAAAAACCGGATATCGCGGCAGATGATCTCTCTGTATTCAGATACATCGATGGTTTTAATATAAAAGTGTTTCCAATAAATCCTCATTTACATACGGCATAA
- the msrB gene encoding peptide-methionine (R)-S-oxide reductase MsrB encodes MTKSQNISFFIEQLSETQRYVTQEAGTELPFSGKLLHNKKNGIYYCLCCRQPLFVSDTKFDSGCGWPSFYQPISDGSITYIDDYSHNMHRIEVRCSQCQAHLGHVFPDGPKPTGERFCINSAALRFVDKETGEETEG; translated from the coding sequence ATGACTAAAAGTCAAAATATTTCCTTTTTTATCGAACAGCTTAGTGAAACACAGCGCTATGTTACGCAAGAAGCAGGTACTGAACTGCCATTTTCAGGAAAACTACTACACAACAAAAAAAATGGCATTTATTATTGCTTATGTTGCCGCCAGCCACTTTTTGTTTCTGATACGAAATTTGATTCTGGATGTGGATGGCCAAGTTTCTATCAACCGATTAGTGATGGTTCCATCACATATATTGATGATTATTCACATAATATGCATCGAATAGAGGTGCGTTGTAGCCAATGTCAGGCACATTTGGGGCATGTCTTTCCTGATGGCCCCAAACCGACAGGAGAACGTTTTTGTATTAATTCAGCAGCACTACGTTTTGTTGATAAAGAAACAGGCGAAGAAACAGAAGGCTAA
- the nhaB gene encoding sodium/proton antiporter NhaB: protein MEISIQRAVMKNFLGNSPDWYKLAIIVFLIINPLVYFFVSPFVAGWMLVVEFIFTLAMALKCYPLQPGGLLAIEAIIIGMTSPKQIGHEIANNLEVILLLIFMVAGIYFMKQLLLFVFTKLLLSIRSKKMLALAFCLASAFLSAFLDALTVIAVVISVSIGFYAIYHQFLSHSGNSELSDDKYIDNEDKRLALEQFRAFLRSLVMHAGVGTALGGVMTMVGEPQNLIIAKHVGWDFATFFIRMSPVTIPVFICGLLICLLVEHFKLFGYGAELPERVRSVLEDYDQKTSEKRTRQEKAQLVVQALIGIWLIVALAFHLAEVGLIGLSVIILATAFCGITEEHALGKAFEEALPFTALLTVFFSVVAVIVDQQLFTPFIQFVLQSSPASQLSLFYLFNGLLSAVSDNVFVGTVYINEALLALKSGLISQQQYEYLAVAINTGTNLPSVATPNGQAAFLFLLTSALSPLIRLSYGRMVIMALPYTIVMTLVGLLCVEFWLVPATEYLIKFGLLTPL, encoded by the coding sequence ATGGAAATCAGTATCCAACGTGCAGTGATGAAAAACTTTCTCGGCAATTCGCCGGATTGGTACAAACTAGCTATCATTGTTTTTTTGATTATCAACCCACTGGTCTATTTCTTTGTCAGCCCCTTTGTTGCTGGCTGGATGCTTGTTGTTGAGTTTATCTTCACACTGGCAATGGCATTAAAATGTTATCCTCTGCAACCAGGAGGGTTACTCGCTATTGAAGCAATCATCATTGGGATGACTTCACCAAAACAAATAGGTCATGAGATAGCCAACAATCTGGAAGTCATTTTATTGCTGATTTTCATGGTTGCGGGCATTTACTTTATGAAACAATTGCTGCTGTTTGTTTTCACAAAGCTGCTGTTAAGTATCCGCTCCAAGAAAATGCTGGCACTGGCATTCTGTCTGGCAAGTGCTTTCTTATCCGCTTTTCTTGATGCCCTGACCGTAATTGCCGTTGTTATCAGTGTATCAATCGGGTTTTACGCCATCTATCACCAATTCCTTTCCCATAGTGGCAATTCAGAACTCAGTGATGATAAATACATTGACAATGAGGATAAAAGACTGGCGCTGGAACAGTTCAGGGCATTTTTGCGCAGTCTGGTGATGCATGCGGGGGTTGGTACTGCACTGGGCGGTGTGATGACTATGGTCGGTGAACCCCAAAACCTGATTATTGCCAAACATGTCGGCTGGGATTTTGCCACATTTTTTATTCGTATGTCGCCAGTCACCATTCCTGTATTTATTTGTGGCTTGTTGATCTGCTTACTGGTTGAACATTTTAAACTGTTCGGTTACGGTGCTGAGCTGCCTGAGCGTGTTCGCTCTGTTTTGGAAGATTATGACCAAAAAACCAGTGAGAAGCGCACCCGTCAAGAAAAAGCTCAGCTTGTTGTTCAGGCATTGATCGGTATTTGGCTGATTGTAGCGCTGGCTTTTCATTTGGCTGAAGTAGGTTTGATTGGCCTATCAGTCATTATCTTAGCGACCGCATTCTGTGGCATTACCGAAGAACACGCGTTAGGCAAAGCCTTTGAGGAAGCCTTACCGTTTACTGCACTGTTAACTGTATTCTTTTCTGTGGTTGCAGTCATTGTTGACCAACAACTGTTTACGCCATTTATTCAATTTGTCTTACAGTCTTCACCCGCTTCACAACTTTCCTTATTCTATTTGTTTAACGGATTACTCTCTGCGGTTTCTGATAACGTTTTCGTCGGTACGGTTTACATTAATGAAGCATTGCTCGCCCTGAAAAGCGGTTTGATTTCACAGCAACAATATGAATATTTGGCCGTTGCCATCAATACCGGGACTAACTTACCATCCGTGGCAACACCTAACGGACAAGCCGCTTTTCTGTTCCTGCTGACTTCGGCCTTGTCCCCGTTGATCCGTCTCTCTTATGGTCGCATGGTAATAATGGCCTTGCCTTATACCATTGTGATGACACTAGTAGGTCTGTTGTGTGTTGAATTCTGGTTAGTGCCTGCCACTGAATATCTCATCAAATTTGGTTTGCTCACTCCACTATAA
- a CDS encoding YeaC family protein: protein MKLDDLLSAMTPEIYQRLVQAVELGKWQDGVPLTPEQKEYSLQAVMLWQAKHNHDPEHMTIGTDGQIAIKSKQELKALFQSEMVAKLKPQSED, encoded by the coding sequence ATGAAGTTGGATGATTTACTTTCCGCCATGACTCCTGAAATTTATCAGCGATTAGTTCAGGCTGTTGAACTGGGAAAATGGCAGGATGGCGTACCACTTACGCCAGAACAGAAAGAATACAGTTTACAGGCAGTGATGCTCTGGCAAGCAAAACATAATCATGATCCTGAACATATGACGATTGGCACCGACGGCCAAATTGCTATAAAAAGTAAACAGGAGTTAAAGGCTCTATTTCAGTCCGAAATGGTTGCAAAATTAAAACCCCAGTCGGAAGATTGA
- the dsbB gene encoding disulfide bond formation protein DsbB, with protein sequence MFQFLKQSSQGRGAWLLMALTALILEAVALYFQHMMQLQPCVMCIYERVALLGILGAALLGAIAPKTPLRWLTILLWIYSAWQGLQLAWDHTMMQLYPSPFNTCEFFVQFPSWLPLNDWLPSMFQAFGDCSMKQWEFLTLDMPQWLIGIFAAYLLVGILVLVSQFFRAQGRP encoded by the coding sequence ATGTTTCAATTTTTAAAACAGAGTTCCCAAGGGCGAGGTGCATGGTTATTGATGGCGTTAACCGCTCTTATCCTGGAAGCCGTAGCGCTCTATTTTCAACATATGATGCAGTTGCAGCCTTGCGTAATGTGCATTTATGAGCGTGTTGCGTTGCTTGGTATTTTAGGGGCTGCGCTGCTTGGTGCAATCGCACCTAAAACGCCTTTACGCTGGTTAACTATATTGCTGTGGATTTATAGCGCATGGCAAGGATTACAACTGGCATGGGATCACACCATGATGCAGTTATACCCTTCTCCATTTAATACTTGCGAGTTCTTTGTCCAATTCCCATCTTGGCTACCGTTGAATGATTGGCTGCCTTCCATGTTTCAGGCATTTGGGGATTGTTCGATGAAACAGTGGGAATTTTTAACGCTGGACATGCCGCAATGGTTGATTGGCATTTTTGCCGCTTATCTGTTGGTAGGTATATTGGTGCTTGTGAGTCAGTTTTTTCGGGCTCAAGGTAGACCTTAA
- a CDS encoding type V toxin-antitoxin system endoribonuclease antitoxin GhoS produces the protein MASYLIRVELYGTGIEGYEKLHKRMTANQFSQSIRFPNGKWHRLPGGTYIGNSTMESVQLAEKIKSMATPFSNKDPSIFVCTYSNWSASLYPEKPHTESGSGE, from the coding sequence ATGGCAAGTTATTTGATTCGTGTAGAGCTTTATGGCACGGGTATTGAGGGTTATGAAAAATTACATAAAAGGATGACGGCGAATCAATTCAGCCAATCTATCCGTTTTCCTAATGGGAAATGGCATCGCTTGCCTGGTGGAACTTATATTGGTAATTCGACGATGGAATCCGTGCAGTTGGCGGAAAAAATCAAATCTATGGCTACGCCATTTTCAAACAAAGATCCTTCGATATTTGTTTGTACTTACAGTAACTGGAGTGCATCGTTATATCCCGAAAAACCACATACTGAATCCGGTTCAGGTGAATAA
- the fadR gene encoding fatty acid metabolism transcriptional regulator FadR, which translates to MVIKAQSPASFAEEYIIESIWNNRFPPGSILPAERELSELIGVTRTTLREVLQRLARDGWLTIQHGKPTKVNNFWETSGLNILETLARLDHDRVPQLIDNLLAVRTNIAAIFIRTAFRNNPEKSLEILAEKESVEDTAEAFSSVDYDIFRGLAFASGNPIYGLIINGLKGLYTRVGRYYFSSPEARNLALNFYQQLSSLCREKAYDKIIDCVRNYGKESGIIWHNMQSIMINELTERSTH; encoded by the coding sequence ATGGTAATTAAGGCTCAAAGTCCTGCGAGTTTCGCGGAAGAGTATATCATTGAAAGTATTTGGAATAATCGCTTTCCACCCGGCTCCATACTGCCAGCAGAACGTGAATTATCTGAATTGATCGGTGTCACCCGTACGACCTTGCGTGAAGTGTTGCAGCGCCTTGCCCGTGATGGTTGGTTGACTATCCAGCATGGAAAACCAACTAAGGTTAATAATTTTTGGGAAACATCCGGTCTTAATATTCTGGAAACTTTGGCGCGTCTTGATCATGATCGTGTTCCTCAGTTGATTGATAACTTATTGGCAGTGAGAACCAATATCGCCGCCATTTTTATCCGTACCGCATTTAGGAACAACCCTGAAAAATCATTGGAAATTCTGGCAGAAAAAGAAAGTGTGGAAGATACCGCTGAAGCTTTCAGCTCTGTGGATTATGATATTTTCCGTGGTCTGGCTTTTGCGTCAGGGAACCCAATTTATGGTTTGATTATTAATGGACTGAAAGGGCTGTATACCCGTGTTGGCCGTTATTATTTCTCCAGTCCTGAAGCACGTAATTTGGCGTTGAATTTCTACCAGCAATTAAGTTCACTATGTCGGGAAAAAGCCTATGACAAGATCATAGACTGTGTGCGTAATTATGGTAAAGAGAGTGGTATTATCTGGCATAATATGCAAAGTATTATGATCAATGAATTGACGGAAAGATCAACTCATTAA
- the gapA gene encoding glyceraldehyde-3-phosphate dehydrogenase — protein sequence MTIKVGINGFGRIGRIVFRAAQERSDIEIVAINDLLDAEYMAYMLKYDSTHGRFNGTVEVKDGQLVVNGKTIRVTSERDPANLKWNEVGVDVVAEATGIFLTDETARKHIAAGAKKVVLTGPSKDNTPMFVMGVNHNTYANQDIVSNASCTTNCLAPLAKVINDKFGIIEGLMTTVHATTATQKTVDGPSAKDWRGGRGAAQNIIPSSTGAAKAVGKVIPELNGKLTGMSFRVPTPNVSVVDLTVRLAKPATYAEICDAIKAAAEGELKGILGYTEDDVVSTDFNGEKLTSVFDAKAGIALNDNFVKLVSWYDNETGYSNKVLDLIAHISK from the coding sequence ATGACTATCAAAGTAGGTATTAACGGTTTTGGTCGTATTGGCCGTATTGTTTTCCGTGCTGCTCAGGAACGCTCAGACATTGAAATCGTTGCTATCAATGATCTGTTGGATGCAGAATACATGGCATACATGCTGAAATACGATTCAACCCACGGCCGCTTCAATGGCACTGTTGAAGTTAAAGACGGTCAGTTGGTTGTTAATGGCAAAACCATCCGTGTAACATCTGAAAGAGACCCAGCTAACCTGAAATGGAACGAAGTGGGTGTTGATGTTGTTGCAGAAGCAACAGGTATTTTCCTGACTGACGAAACTGCACGTAAGCACATCGCTGCTGGCGCGAAAAAAGTTGTCCTGACTGGTCCATCCAAAGACAATACGCCAATGTTCGTTATGGGTGTTAACCACAATACCTATGCAAACCAGGATATCGTTTCCAACGCATCCTGTACCACTAACTGTCTGGCTCCACTGGCTAAAGTTATCAATGATAAATTCGGTATTATTGAAGGTCTGATGACTACAGTTCACGCAACAACTGCTACCCAGAAAACTGTTGATGGCCCTTCAGCCAAAGACTGGCGTGGTGGCCGTGGTGCAGCACAGAACATCATCCCGTCTTCCACTGGCGCAGCAAAAGCAGTAGGCAAAGTTATCCCAGAACTGAACGGCAAACTGACTGGTATGTCTTTCCGTGTTCCTACTCCTAACGTATCTGTTGTGGATCTGACTGTACGTCTGGCTAAACCAGCAACTTATGCAGAAATCTGTGATGCAATTAAAGCAGCAGCAGAAGGCGAGCTGAAAGGTATTCTGGGATATACTGAAGATGACGTGGTTTCAACTGATTTCAACGGCGAAAAACTGACTTCTGTATTTGATGCAAAAGCAGGTATTGCATTGAACGACAACTTTGTAAAACTGGTTTCTTGGTATGACAACGAAACTGGTTATTCCAATAAAGTCCTGGATCTGATCGCTCACATCTCCAAATAA
- the dadX gene encoding catabolic alanine racemase DadX, which produces MPRPILATIHLDAFRHNLSVIRQKVNNSKIWSVVKADAYGHGLDRIWQSLMQTDGFALLDMNEAIYLREQGWQRPILLLEGFFKPADLQIINKYRLTTVVHSYWQLDEIEKAKLDNPIDIYLKLNSGMNRLGFTPKEYSQIVSIVNRIKNIKSVTLMTHFANSDNEVGIDEQFAVVERLQMNSLPHCLANSGAVLWHPKTHRDWVRPGIILYGASPSGKWHDIANIGLKPAMTLQSEIIAVHELPKGEKIGYSSRYTTPQPMRVGTVACGYADGYPRHAPTGTPVMVDGIRTQLLGAISMDMMTVDLTPCPQANIGSIVELWGENLPVDEVAGSAGTIGYELFCALAKRVPVMVG; this is translated from the coding sequence ATGCCACGTCCTATTTTGGCAACGATCCATCTCGATGCATTTCGCCATAATTTGTCGGTTATTCGTCAAAAAGTGAATAACAGTAAAATTTGGTCGGTAGTAAAAGCGGATGCGTATGGGCATGGATTGGACAGAATATGGCAATCACTCATGCAGACAGATGGATTTGCACTGCTTGACATGAATGAAGCTATTTATTTAAGGGAGCAGGGATGGCAAAGGCCAATCTTGCTATTGGAGGGTTTTTTCAAGCCCGCGGATTTACAGATTATCAATAAATACCGTCTGACAACTGTCGTGCATAGTTATTGGCAGCTTGATGAGATAGAAAAAGCTAAATTGGACAATCCCATTGATATCTATTTGAAACTTAATAGTGGTATGAATCGATTAGGATTCACTCCAAAAGAGTACTCACAGATAGTTTCAATAGTGAACCGGATTAAAAATATTAAGTCAGTGACTTTAATGACCCATTTTGCCAATTCAGATAATGAAGTTGGTATTGATGAACAATTCGCAGTTGTTGAGCGTCTGCAAATGAATTCACTTCCTCATTGTCTGGCGAATTCTGGTGCTGTTTTGTGGCATCCGAAAACACATCGAGATTGGGTACGGCCAGGTATTATTCTTTATGGCGCGTCTCCGAGTGGAAAGTGGCATGACATTGCCAATATTGGGTTGAAACCCGCCATGACACTACAAAGTGAAATCATCGCAGTACATGAACTTCCCAAGGGAGAAAAAATTGGTTATAGCAGCCGCTATACGACCCCGCAACCCATGCGTGTCGGTACAGTCGCTTGTGGCTATGCGGATGGATATCCTCGGCATGCGCCAACGGGAACCCCTGTTATGGTTGATGGTATTCGTACCCAGTTATTGGGTGCCATATCAATGGATATGATGACAGTTGATTTGACGCCATGCCCTCAGGCAAATATAGGTAGTATTGTCGAGTTGTGGGGAGAAAATCTACCCGTAGATGAAGTAGCAGGATCAGCCGGAACCATTGGTTACGAGCTTTTTTGTGCTTTAGCGAAGCGTGTTCCTGTCATGGTGGGTTAA
- a CDS encoding helix-turn-helix domain-containing protein — translation MKTIYSETLGIFAAGHCNNMRSSVEEKNTTPSLLTEELSDGIHINRIYLELSKDFTEYCEGPPTVSIAFVLSGKGKMAIENGEVLEINPGTMVFFYSPTMTRGMNFFGCGTWRILDIRFSLNEIEAQELPSFTKLTAGFEKNASYSDALMMACPIYPPFMQIVNQIEECQLNGSVRKVYLKAKALEILACVTAQIYDCQYNVISGLQRRAVYNAIKIINNDYHYPWTIKSLSRAVGLNERKLKEGFRAVVFRTFHQYLENVRMTTAEDLLKKGMSVIEVAAAVGYSSPSHFSKRFRQHYLINPKAWQARYAVSHILLKENITAESQ, via the coding sequence ATGAAGACGATCTATAGCGAGACATTGGGGATTTTCGCTGCGGGCCATTGCAATAACATGCGTTCATCAGTAGAGGAAAAGAATACAACTCCTTCATTGCTAACAGAGGAACTATCTGATGGAATTCACATCAACCGCATCTATCTTGAGCTAAGTAAAGATTTTACTGAATATTGTGAAGGGCCGCCAACAGTGTCAATAGCTTTTGTTCTCAGTGGGAAGGGAAAAATGGCAATTGAGAATGGCGAGGTTTTAGAGATTAATCCGGGAACGATGGTATTTTTCTATTCGCCTACAATGACGCGTGGTATGAATTTCTTTGGTTGCGGAACCTGGCGTATTCTCGATATCCGTTTTTCCCTGAACGAAATTGAAGCTCAGGAGTTGCCATCTTTTACCAAATTAACGGCTGGTTTTGAAAAAAATGCGAGTTATAGCGATGCCTTGATGATGGCTTGCCCTATCTATCCACCTTTTATGCAGATAGTGAATCAGATAGAAGAATGTCAGTTAAATGGCAGTGTCAGAAAGGTCTATTTAAAGGCAAAAGCGTTAGAAATACTCGCTTGTGTGACCGCTCAAATTTATGATTGCCAATATAATGTAATTAGCGGATTGCAGCGGCGTGCTGTTTACAATGCGATAAAAATAATTAATAACGATTATCATTACCCTTGGACAATCAAATCGTTATCAAGAGCAGTGGGTTTGAATGAGCGGAAATTAAAAGAGGGATTCCGTGCGGTTGTTTTCCGGACTTTCCATCAATATCTGGAAAACGTTCGGATGACCACAGCGGAAGACTTATTGAAGAAAGGGATGAGTGTGATTGAGGTTGCTGCCGCAGTGGGTTATTCCAGCCCAAGCCATTTTTCGAAACGTTTCCGGCAACATTATTTAATCAACCCTAAAGCATGGCAGGCAAGATATGCCGTGAGTCACATATTACTGAAAGAAAATATCACCGCGGAAAGTCAATAG
- a CDS encoding D-hexose-6-phosphate mutarotase produces the protein MLDKIFSLPIVEQLSPYISQRNIDGFPLIVVSHPKARGVISIQGAHLITWQPNNEKPVLWVSDSTLFSTGTAIRGGIPICWPWFGSFAAPSHGFARILPWELKAHDENENGVILTFTLQDNAYTRKLWPHEFTLIARFKLGETCEIELESHGEYQATCALHSYFNVSDINQIRVSGLGSHFIDTLTDNEQSIDEDLVFHGRTDRIYTEPDDFSLLRDPLWKRTIEIHHYHHSDVVCWNPGAALASSMKDMSKEGYKNMACIETARINNPLQPKNGNPDRLSIVIRCRKFSDNN, from the coding sequence ATGCTTGATAAAATTTTCTCATTGCCGATTGTAGAACAACTCTCTCCTTATATCAGCCAGCGAAACATTGATGGTTTTCCATTAATCGTTGTTTCCCACCCTAAAGCTCGCGGGGTAATCAGTATTCAAGGCGCACACCTGATTACCTGGCAACCCAATAACGAAAAACCAGTATTATGGGTAAGTGATAGCACGCTTTTCAGTACAGGTACTGCTATTCGTGGTGGTATTCCCATCTGTTGGCCTTGGTTCGGTTCGTTTGCAGCTCCCAGCCATGGATTTGCGCGAATATTACCTTGGGAGCTCAAAGCTCATGATGAGAATGAAAATGGCGTTATTTTGACGTTCACATTACAGGATAACGCATATACCCGTAAGTTATGGCCACATGAATTCACGCTGATTGCCCGCTTTAAATTAGGGGAAACTTGCGAAATAGAGTTAGAATCCCACGGTGAATATCAAGCCACTTGTGCCCTTCATTCTTACTTCAATGTCAGCGACATCAATCAAATTCGAGTTAGTGGGCTTGGTTCTCATTTTATTGATACCCTCACCGATAACGAACAGTCTATTGATGAAGATTTAGTTTTCCACGGGAGAACAGACCGCATTTATACAGAGCCAGACGATTTTAGCCTGCTCAGAGACCCGCTATGGAAACGAACAATTGAAATACATCATTATCACCATAGTGATGTAGTATGTTGGAATCCAGGTGCTGCACTTGCCAGTAGTATGAAAGATATGAGTAAAGAGGGTTATAAGAATATGGCTTGCATCGAAACCGCACGGATAAATAACCCATTGCAGCCTAAGAATGGCAACCCTGACAGACTTTCTATTGTTATCCGTTGTCGTAAGTTCTCAGATAACAATTAA